The following coding sequences are from one Verrucomicrobiia bacterium window:
- a CDS encoding amino acid adenylation domain-containing protein produces MSSLQLNSIAAPAILSGLLPDCSGVTGVLPLSFMQEDVWFVEQMAPGTACYNLPEAWRLRGPLDLEGLRWSLEQITWRHETLRTSIIIRDETPAQAIQRPARLDLPLIELEQQPQKETELLRRLVAEARRPFDLSRSPLLRCQLFRLNSDEHVLFLNVHHLVSDAWSQELLLEELRHLYTARITGKPVSLPELPIQYADFAAWQREAFKVSDFKDHLDYWQERLRGGLSPLDLPADFPRPSVPSFRGATELTVLPQPLVDALKELSRGHGATLYMTLLAAFKALLYRLTGEQDIIVGAPMAGRERLETERLIGFFVNTHALRTNVSGDPPFTQLLSRVRETVLGACSHQDLPLEPLLQGLQTQRQPGRHPLFQVVFGLQAASPDNWSMQGLDATRIELDNGSAKFDWTLLLTEKAKGLQVRSEYSTDLFEAQTIRRFLRHYQHLLESVVAAPDQRLPDLALLDPVEREQLLDSWNRTTTVYERDRCVHELFESQAAEYPQAPALRSEGRTLTYAELNSRANQLARRLRACGVGPEVRVGVCLERSVDLILAMLAILKAGGAYVPLDQTYPRERLGFMLRDTAAAVIITDTRFYRGGLPAGDSRVLCIDAEQDRLALESAENLPVETGPASLAYVIYTSGSSGLPKAAAITHRGVVRLVRNTNYIQIVPSDVFLQLAPVTFDASTFEIWGALLNGAALVLLPPQMPGLDELGRAIEKGGITVLWLTAGLFHQMVDSQLQRFGGLRWLLAGGDVLSAPHVSKAARQLTGCRIINGYGPTENTTFTCCYRVPVGWAGEHSVPIGRPIGNTQVYVLDESMQPCPIGIPGELYTGGDGLARGYLGQPELTAQKFVPNPLGTPGARLYRTGDLARWRADGNLEFLGRLDEQLKIRGYRVEPGEIEHVIAQHPCVQQAVVVARPDSSGSKSLAAHIVVREGKRLEEAALREFVACRLPHFMVPSYFVQAAELPLTINGKVDRRALSPIPLQPLQASPVSGEPHDLAEKALAGIWCEVLGRKAVGIHQNFFHVGGHSLLAMQVISRITRAFGVELPLRVIFESPTICGLAQALNQVQQAQPEQAAPMRRLLQPDKAADLLQRIDQLSDQEVEILLSDPELKSF; encoded by the coding sequence ATGAGCTCACTCCAGCTCAACTCGATTGCAGCCCCCGCCATCCTGTCGGGCCTGCTGCCTGATTGTTCCGGCGTGACAGGCGTCTTGCCGCTTTCGTTCATGCAGGAAGACGTGTGGTTCGTCGAGCAGATGGCGCCTGGCACGGCGTGCTATAATCTGCCGGAGGCCTGGCGGCTGAGGGGACCGCTAGATCTGGAGGGCCTTCGATGGAGCCTGGAACAGATCACCTGGCGGCATGAGACGCTGCGGACCAGCATCATTATTCGCGATGAAACGCCCGCCCAAGCCATCCAACGGCCGGCGCGTTTGGACCTGCCCCTCATTGAGTTAGAGCAACAACCGCAAAAGGAAACAGAATTGCTGCGCCGCCTGGTGGCCGAGGCGCGCAGGCCATTTGATTTGTCCCGCAGCCCGCTATTGCGCTGCCAACTCTTCCGATTGAATAGCGATGAGCACGTCCTGTTTCTTAATGTGCACCATTTGGTCTCGGATGCGTGGTCTCAGGAACTCCTGCTCGAAGAACTTCGACACCTTTACACGGCACGCATTACCGGAAAACCGGTGTCCTTGCCTGAGTTGCCCATCCAGTATGCCGATTTTGCGGCCTGGCAACGTGAGGCCTTTAAGGTCAGCGACTTCAAAGACCACCTGGATTATTGGCAAGAGCGGCTCCGGGGAGGCCTCTCGCCACTGGATTTACCGGCTGATTTTCCACGCCCCTCTGTTCCGTCATTTCGCGGCGCGACAGAATTGACGGTGCTGCCGCAGCCTTTGGTTGATGCCTTGAAAGAACTGAGCAGGGGTCATGGGGCAACGCTCTACATGACCCTCCTGGCGGCTTTTAAGGCTCTGCTGTACCGTTTGACGGGCGAGCAGGACATAATTGTGGGAGCCCCAATGGCGGGTCGCGAGCGTCTGGAGACGGAGCGCCTGATCGGCTTCTTTGTCAATACTCATGCCTTGCGGACAAATGTGAGCGGCGATCCTCCGTTCACTCAATTATTGTCCAGAGTGCGTGAGACGGTGCTGGGCGCGTGCAGCCATCAGGACCTGCCGTTGGAGCCATTGCTGCAGGGGCTCCAAACTCAACGCCAACCCGGACGCCACCCACTATTTCAGGTTGTCTTCGGGCTGCAAGCGGCCTCGCCGGACAACTGGTCCATGCAGGGCCTGGATGCGACGCGAATCGAACTGGATAATGGGTCGGCCAAATTTGATTGGACGCTCCTGCTGACCGAAAAAGCCAAGGGGTTGCAGGTGCGGTCGGAATACTCGACAGACTTGTTCGAGGCCCAAACAATCAGGAGATTTCTGAGGCATTACCAGCATCTGCTCGAATCGGTTGTGGCTGCGCCGGACCAGCGCCTGCCGGACCTGGCGCTGCTTGATCCGGTCGAACGGGAGCAGTTGTTGGATAGCTGGAACCGGACCACTACGGTTTATGAGCGGGACCGGTGCGTGCACGAGCTGTTCGAATCGCAGGCAGCGGAATATCCGCAGGCGCCGGCCTTGAGGAGCGAAGGCCGGACTCTGACTTATGCCGAGTTGAACAGCCGTGCCAACCAACTCGCCCGGCGGTTGCGCGCCTGCGGGGTAGGGCCGGAGGTGCGGGTTGGGGTGTGTCTGGAACGTTCGGTCGATCTCATCCTGGCGATGCTCGCTATCCTGAAAGCGGGCGGCGCCTATGTGCCACTCGACCAAACCTATCCGCGTGAACGGCTGGGCTTTATGCTGCGCGACACCGCAGCGGCGGTAATCATTACCGACACACGGTTTTACCGGGGCGGCCTCCCTGCAGGTGACAGCCGTGTGCTTTGCATCGATGCGGAGCAGGACCGGCTCGCGCTAGAATCTGCCGAAAACCTTCCGGTCGAAACGGGGCCCGCCAGCCTGGCCTACGTGATTTATACTTCGGGTTCGAGCGGGTTGCCAAAGGCAGCGGCCATAACTCATCGGGGCGTTGTCCGCCTGGTCCGAAACACCAATTACATTCAGATTGTGCCTTCGGACGTATTTCTGCAATTGGCGCCGGTCACTTTTGACGCTTCCACTTTCGAGATTTGGGGGGCTTTGCTCAATGGGGCGGCCTTGGTTCTGTTGCCCCCACAGATGCCGGGGCTCGATGAGTTAGGCCGAGCGATCGAAAAAGGGGGCATCACGGTTTTATGGCTTACGGCGGGTCTGTTTCACCAGATGGTGGATTCACAACTACAGCGCTTTGGCGGATTGCGCTGGCTGCTGGCGGGCGGGGATGTGCTTTCGGCGCCGCACGTCAGCAAAGCAGCGCGGCAGTTGACCGGCTGCCGGATTATCAACGGCTATGGTCCCACCGAGAACACCACCTTTACCTGCTGTTACCGCGTGCCAGTTGGCTGGGCGGGAGAGCATTCGGTGCCAATTGGACGTCCGATTGGCAACACGCAAGTTTATGTTTTGGATGAGAGCATGCAGCCATGTCCCATTGGCATACCGGGTGAACTTTACACCGGGGGGGACGGCCTGGCCCGAGGCTATTTGGGCCAGCCGGAATTAACCGCGCAAAAATTCGTTCCCAACCCGTTGGGAACACCAGGCGCGCGGCTTTATCGAACCGGGGACCTGGCCCGCTGGAGGGCGGATGGGAACCTGGAGTTCCTGGGGCGCCTGGATGAGCAGCTCAAAATCCGCGGCTACCGGGTTGAGCCTGGGGAGATAGAACACGTCATCGCTCAGCACCCTTGCGTGCAGCAAGCGGTTGTTGTGGCGCGGCCAGACTCAAGCGGAAGCAAGAGTTTGGCGGCTCACATCGTTGTGCGAGAGGGCAAGCGGCTGGAAGAGGCCGCGCTGCGCGAGTTTGTGGCCTGCAGGCTGCCGCACTTCATGGTGCCTTCATACTTTGTCCAGGCGGCCGAACTGCCCCTGACAATTAACGGCAAAGTGGATCGGCGGGCGCTTTCCCCAATACCGCTCCAACCGCTGCAGGCCAGCCCTGTGTCCGGCGAACCTCATGACCTGGCAGAAAAAGCTTTGGCCGGAATCTGGTGCGAAGTTCTGGGGCGCAAAGCGGTTGGTATTCATCAGAATTTTTTCCACGTGGGCGGCCATTCACTGCTGGCGATGCAAGTTATCTCGCGCATAACCCGGGCGTTTGGGGTGGAGCTGCCTCTGCGAGTGATTTTTGAATCGCCAACGATTTGCGGGCTTGCGCAAGCGCTTAACCAGGTGCAGCAGGCACAACCAGAGCAGGCTGCGCCAATGCGGCGGTTGCTACAGCCCGACAAGGCCGCCGACCTTCTGCAACGCATTGACCAGCTTTCGGACCAGGAGGTGGAAATTCTCCTGAGCGACCCCGAACTGAAGAGTTTTTGA
- a CDS encoding CPBP family glutamic-type intramembrane protease encodes MADNAAPAFVEARTKPATTRIAATLTTVIFCLRHLTEVIHYPAAAIGIGTMALAALWFRLRSAAIGPAVATHLGYNGLLAILQLAAFHLRH; translated from the coding sequence ATGGCTGATAATGCCGCACCTGCTTTTGTGGAGGCAAGGACAAAGCCCGCGACAACACGCATTGCCGCCACGCTAACCACGGTCATCTTCTGCCTGCGGCATTTAACGGAAGTAATCCACTACCCCGCCGCTGCTATCGGGATTGGCACCATGGCTCTGGCAGCTCTATGGTTTCGCCTTCGTTCGGCTGCAATCGGTCCGGCAGTCGCCACACATCTGGGCTATAACGGACTTCTGGCCATTCTGCAGCTCGCTGCTTTCCACCTGCGCCACTAA